One window of Bacillus alkalicellulosilyticus genomic DNA carries:
- a CDS encoding NAD(P)H-dependent oxidoreductase, whose amino-acid sequence MKKHIDEKRQDILDAFYFRHATKEFDPQKKISTEDFQTILEAGRLSPSSVGYEPWKFVVIQNQQLREKIKEVTWGAQGQLPTASHFVVILARTIKDTKYDSEYVKHQMLTVKKLPEELFEKVKGLYKSFQENDLNLLESERSMFDWASKQTYIALANMMTTAALLGIDSCPIEGFDYDKVQQLLAEENLLEDGHLAVSVMVAFGYRSQEPRPKTRKSMNDVVQWIE is encoded by the coding sequence ATGAAAAAACATATAGACGAAAAAAGACAAGACATTCTCGATGCTTTTTACTTTAGACATGCTACAAAGGAGTTTGACCCTCAAAAAAAAATTTCAACTGAGGACTTCCAAACTATTTTAGAAGCAGGCAGACTTTCACCTAGCTCTGTTGGTTATGAGCCTTGGAAGTTCGTAGTTATTCAAAATCAGCAACTTCGTGAAAAGATAAAAGAAGTGACTTGGGGTGCCCAGGGGCAACTTCCAACAGCTAGTCACTTTGTTGTGATACTAGCGAGAACGATAAAAGATACAAAGTATGATTCCGAGTATGTAAAACATCAAATGCTGACGGTAAAAAAACTTCCAGAAGAGCTATTTGAAAAAGTAAAAGGGTTATATAAAAGCTTTCAGGAAAACGACCTTAACCTTCTCGAAAGTGAGCGTTCTATGTTTGATTGGGCAAGTAAACAAACGTATATCGCTTTAGCGAATATGATGACAACTGCAGCCTTACTTGGAATTGATTCCTGTCCGATCGAAGGTTTTGATTATGATAAAGTACAGCAATTATTAGCAGAAGAAAATCTTCTTGAAGATGGTCATCTAGCCGTATCAGTGATGGTAGCGTTTGGATATCGCTCGCAAGAACCAAGACCGAAAACAAGAAAATCGATGAATGATGTTGTGCAATGGATCGAATAA
- the cydS gene encoding cytochrome bd oxidase small subunit CydS translates to MHNFLLFYAPLLVVCVALVASFFVATLSTKYEE, encoded by the coding sequence ATGCACAACTTTTTACTGTTTTACGCACCGTTATTAGTCGTCTGTGTTGCACTGGTCGCCTCCTTTTTCGTGGCAACGTTAAGCACGAAGTATGAGGAGTAA
- a CDS encoding cytochrome ubiquinol oxidase subunit I produces MESVEFSRYLTMLTLSVHVIFATVGVGIPIFIAIAHWLGLKNNDEHYLLMAKRWARGYVISVAVGVVTGTAIALQLALLWPKFMEFAGQLVALPLFMETFAFFFEAIFLGIYLYTWNRFKNPKHHFLLLIPVIIGSGMSALFITSVNAFMNTPQGFALVDGTLTNIQPLVAMFNPAMPTKVAHVLTSAYMTSAFILASIAAYHLWKGNRHEYHRKALALTMKIAFIFAIATAVVGDLSGKFLAEYQPEKLAAAEWHFETEGEAPLVLYGILTETKEVKYAIKIPYALSFLVHSNFTGEVIGLNEFPEEYHPPYFVHYFFDIMVTLGIWLTMLSMAYCIALWRKWKFIKTKAFRWLLLTSGPLAMVAIQAGWWFTEMGRQPWIMRGYMTVAEGATDSAHVPLMFVAFSVLYFILVVGTGVVLTRMFKNNPVEKELGELEIDQRSVAK; encoded by the coding sequence ATGGAATCAGTTGAATTTAGTCGCTATTTAACGATGTTAACATTATCTGTACACGTTATATTTGCAACAGTTGGTGTCGGAATTCCTATATTTATTGCGATTGCACATTGGCTCGGATTAAAAAATAATGATGAGCATTATTTACTGATGGCAAAGCGCTGGGCACGAGGTTATGTAATAAGTGTTGCCGTAGGAGTTGTGACAGGAACGGCTATTGCTTTACAGCTCGCTTTATTATGGCCTAAGTTTATGGAATTTGCTGGTCAACTTGTAGCACTTCCGCTATTTATGGAAACATTTGCGTTTTTCTTTGAAGCCATCTTCCTCGGCATTTATTTATATACTTGGAATCGCTTCAAGAACCCGAAGCATCATTTCTTACTACTAATCCCTGTGATTATAGGATCAGGTATGTCCGCTTTATTTATTACATCCGTTAATGCATTTATGAACACTCCGCAAGGATTTGCTTTAGTGGATGGAACACTGACAAACATTCAACCGTTAGTAGCAATGTTTAACCCAGCGATGCCTACAAAGGTTGCCCATGTATTAACATCTGCTTATATGACATCTGCTTTTATATTAGCATCGATTGCCGCTTACCATTTATGGAAGGGAAATCGTCATGAATACCATCGTAAGGCATTAGCTTTAACAATGAAGATTGCCTTTATTTTTGCGATTGCTACTGCAGTTGTTGGGGACTTATCAGGAAAGTTTCTAGCAGAATATCAACCTGAGAAACTAGCAGCGGCGGAGTGGCATTTTGAAACAGAAGGAGAAGCGCCGCTTGTATTATACGGAATCCTAACAGAGACAAAGGAAGTTAAATACGCAATTAAAATCCCATACGCTCTTAGTTTTTTAGTTCATAGTAATTTTACAGGAGAAGTGATTGGGTTAAATGAGTTTCCAGAGGAATATCATCCTCCTTACTTTGTCCACTATTTCTTTGATATTATGGTGACGCTTGGCATTTGGTTAACGATGCTCTCTATGGCTTACTGTATCGCTCTTTGGAGAAAGTGGAAGTTCATTAAAACAAAAGCATTTAGGTGGTTACTATTGACTTCTGGACCATTAGCTATGGTTGCGATACAAGCCGGTTGGTGGTTTACCGAAATGGGACGTCAGCCTTGGATTATGCGTGGGTACATGACCGTAGCAGAAGGCGCGACAGATTCTGCGCATGTACCGTTAATGTTTGTTGCTTTTTCCGTTCTGTACTTTATTTTAGTTGTTGGTACAGGAGTTGTTCTCACGAGGATGTTTAAAAATAATCCAGTGGAAAAAGAATTAGGGGAACTTGAGATTGACCAAAGGAGTGTTGCGAAATGA
- a CDS encoding NAD(P)/FAD-dependent oxidoreductase, giving the protein MKKVIIVGAGILGASTAYHLAKSGIEVLIIDRFDSGQATDAAAGIVCPWITQRRNQAWYQLVKNGARYYPSLIEELKELGETETGYKQVGALSLHIDKTKLEKTAERAIQRRQDAPEIGDVTIRTPEETKKLFPPLAEGYGSVHVSGGARVNGRALRNSLLRAAQKHGATFHQGDATLIHSESVVRGVNLSGEEMRADTVVVTGGAWAKDLLEPLGVKFLVTPQKAQIIHLELANEDTGIWPVIMPPNNQYMLAFDKGRIVIGATHEDEAGFDQRVTAGGVHEILSKALEIAPGLAEATMIETRVGFRPFTPDFLPVIGALPKFEGIVLANGLGASGLTSGPYLGAELAKLAVGSETELDLTNYSVEGAIK; this is encoded by the coding sequence ATGAAAAAAGTTATCATTGTTGGAGCTGGCATTCTAGGTGCCTCTACAGCCTACCATCTGGCAAAATCGGGGATTGAAGTTTTGATTATAGACCGTTTTGATTCTGGTCAAGCTACGGATGCGGCTGCAGGAATTGTCTGTCCTTGGATTACGCAACGAAGAAACCAAGCTTGGTATCAGTTGGTGAAGAACGGAGCTCGTTATTATCCGTCCTTAATAGAGGAATTAAAAGAACTTGGAGAAACTGAAACAGGCTATAAACAGGTAGGGGCTCTTAGTTTACATATAGATAAAACTAAATTAGAAAAGACGGCAGAGCGAGCCATTCAACGAAGACAAGATGCTCCTGAAATTGGTGACGTGACAATTAGAACGCCCGAAGAGACAAAAAAACTTTTTCCCCCATTGGCTGAAGGGTATGGGTCAGTTCATGTTAGTGGAGGAGCACGAGTCAATGGAAGGGCTTTACGAAACTCGTTACTTAGGGCAGCTCAAAAGCACGGTGCCACGTTCCACCAAGGAGATGCAACCTTAATTCATTCTGAAAGTGTTGTCAGGGGTGTGAATCTTTCTGGTGAAGAAATGAGGGCAGATACAGTTGTAGTGACCGGTGGAGCTTGGGCAAAAGACTTACTTGAACCACTTGGAGTAAAATTTTTAGTTACTCCTCAAAAAGCACAAATTATTCACCTTGAATTAGCAAATGAAGATACGGGAATATGGCCAGTCATCATGCCACCGAACAATCAATATATGCTAGCTTTTGATAAAGGACGTATTGTAATTGGGGCAACACATGAAGATGAAGCGGGTTTTGATCAACGCGTAACAGCAGGTGGAGTTCATGAGATATTATCGAAAGCGTTAGAAATAGCACCAGGATTGGCGGAAGCAACGATGATAGAAACCAGAGTCGGTTTTCGTCCATTTACGCCCGATTTCCTTCCTGTAATAGGAGCTCTACCTAAGTTTGAAGGGATTGTATTAGCTAATGGACTAGGTGCTTCGGGTCTAACGAGTGGACCGTATCTTGGAGCTGAGCTTGCTAAATTAGCGGTAGGCAGTGAAACCGAACTTGACCTTACCAATTATAGTGTTGAAGGAGCGATAAAATAA
- a CDS encoding cytochrome d ubiquinol oxidase subunit II encodes MNVEILGISVLWLFLFGYVIVASIDFGAGFFNASTIVTRKHHIVNTVIQRYLSPVWEITNVFLVFFFVGMIGFFPSTAYYFGTVLLIPISISIILLALRGSYYAFGTYGTKGHVGYTLMYGVTGVLIPASLSTALIVSQGGFIRETATGGIELDYVALFTSPFAWSIVVLSLTSVLFISASFLAYYSSVAEDKGALKLFRKYTWIWSFPTILTALGIIIEMRWHNVVHYEGLLSLWWLFALSFVCFIVSLMLLKKASYGWSFIFVVLQFAIAFYAYGVSRYPYILYPHLTIYDGFTNQTMAYALVTVFILGLLLLIPSLYLVFKLFIMNKPYIQKGK; translated from the coding sequence ATGAACGTTGAAATATTAGGGATTTCAGTCTTATGGTTGTTCCTGTTTGGATACGTCATTGTCGCATCAATAGATTTTGGTGCAGGATTTTTTAATGCATCGACAATTGTGACAAGGAAACACCATATCGTAAATACCGTTATCCAACGTTATTTATCTCCAGTATGGGAGATTACAAATGTGTTTTTAGTCTTTTTCTTTGTCGGTATGATTGGTTTTTTTCCAAGTACGGCCTATTATTTCGGAACCGTATTACTCATTCCAATTAGTATATCGATTATATTACTTGCTCTTCGTGGTAGTTATTATGCGTTTGGAACATATGGTACGAAGGGTCATGTTGGGTACACGTTGATGTATGGGGTGACAGGGGTGCTAATTCCGGCCTCTCTTTCAACGGCTTTAATCGTTTCTCAAGGTGGATTTATTCGTGAAACGGCAACCGGTGGAATTGAACTTGATTATGTTGCCTTGTTTACGAGTCCATTTGCCTGGTCGATTGTTGTCTTAAGTTTAACAAGTGTTTTGTTTATTTCAGCAAGCTTCTTAGCTTATTACTCTTCAGTTGCAGAGGATAAGGGAGCGTTAAAACTGTTTCGAAAGTATACGTGGATTTGGAGCTTCCCGACAATTTTAACGGCACTTGGGATAATTATTGAAATGAGATGGCACAATGTCGTCCATTATGAAGGATTACTTTCACTTTGGTGGTTGTTTGCCTTATCATTTGTTTGCTTTATCGTAAGTTTAATGTTGTTGAAAAAAGCAAGCTACGGCTGGTCGTTTATATTCGTTGTGTTACAATTTGCGATTGCTTTCTATGCGTATGGAGTATCACGATATCCGTATATCCTTTACCCACACTTAACTATATATGATGGGTTTACGAATCAAACAATGGCATATGCGTTAGTGACAGTTTTCATATTAGGGCTGTTATTATTAATTCCATCGCTGTATTTAGTGTTTAAGTTATTCATTATGAATAAGCCTTACATTCAAAAAGGCAAATAA
- a CDS encoding sensor histidine kinase, protein MNSLEPFLLNVLFLIVFLLFIPLLLELHAFRFFTNYKKWLSTISAAIAIILCILFPIQMMDGYFFDLRLVALTIGGLYTGIPFILLLALSTIFFRLLLGGIGAWATLIIVTLLSTCMIFLTNRFQLATTKRKILIGTCLSVGASIVALVNSMLFFGATLHPLFAASFVMITLVSTILIIYFYEVFHNSLIINRRVIKAEKMEIVSHLASSISHEVRNPLTVVRGFLQMMEQGGITEEQRKNFLQISLAEIDRANDIIRNYLTFAKPSPEDNEVLNVKIELENTIQIITPLAIMNGVEVTSNLNEYHIIGEKQIFHQCLINILKNCIEAMPHTGKLTIETSEDEGKLLIFISDNGSGMTKEQLSRLGEPYFTTKGRDGTGLGMMAAMKIIETLHGKIHVKSEVDEGTKFYIHFPLVQIGQ, encoded by the coding sequence TTGAATAGTCTGGAACCGTTTTTATTAAATGTTTTATTTTTAATTGTTTTTTTACTTTTTATTCCGCTCTTACTTGAACTGCATGCCTTTCGTTTCTTTACGAATTATAAAAAATGGTTAAGTACTATTTCTGCAGCAATTGCTATTATTTTGTGCATTTTATTTCCTATTCAAATGATGGATGGTTACTTTTTTGATTTACGGTTAGTGGCTCTTACGATTGGAGGGCTGTATACTGGGATTCCATTTATTTTACTTTTAGCACTATCAACCATTTTTTTCAGACTTCTACTTGGGGGGATAGGGGCATGGGCAACACTTATTATTGTTACATTACTCTCAACTTGTATGATATTTCTAACTAATAGGTTCCAATTAGCTACAACAAAAAGAAAAATACTTATCGGCACCTGTCTATCAGTAGGTGCTTCTATAGTAGCATTAGTTAATTCAATGTTGTTTTTTGGAGCAACATTACATCCCTTATTTGCTGCTTCCTTTGTAATGATAACGTTGGTTTCAACTATACTCATCATTTATTTTTATGAAGTATTTCATAATAGCTTAATTATCAATAGACGGGTGATTAAAGCTGAAAAGATGGAAATTGTTAGTCATCTTGCCTCTTCTATTTCACATGAAGTTCGAAACCCTTTAACTGTCGTTAGAGGATTTCTACAAATGATGGAACAAGGAGGGATTACTGAAGAACAAAGGAAGAATTTTTTACAAATTTCACTTGCGGAAATTGACAGGGCCAACGATATCATACGCAATTATTTAACCTTTGCTAAGCCTTCCCCAGAGGATAATGAAGTGCTTAACGTTAAAATCGAATTAGAAAATACGATACAAATCATCACACCCTTGGCAATTATGAATGGTGTTGAAGTAACTTCAAACTTAAATGAATACCATATTATAGGTGAAAAACAAATCTTCCATCAATGTCTCATTAACATTTTAAAAAACTGTATTGAAGCAATGCCACATACAGGTAAACTAACCATTGAAACATCTGAGGACGAAGGCAAACTACTCATTTTTATTTCTGATAATGGTTCTGGCATGACAAAAGAACAACTATCCCGATTAGGGGAACCCTACTTTACAACGAAGGGACGCGATGGAACAGGACTTGGTATGATGGCAGCCATGAAAATCATTGAAACCTTACATGGTAAGATCCATGTGAAAAGTGAAGTAGATGAAGGGACTAAGTTTTATATTCATTTCCCTCTCGTTCAAATTGGTCAATAA
- the cydC gene encoding thiol reductant ABC exporter subunit CydC produces MTDLISITKLLMKKKRDVILSIVFGYLAGITAVGLFAANGYLISRAALEPPLYVLITMVAVVKFGSFLRATSRYAERYYSHRATFTMLSEIRVHFYEKLEQVAPKLYQRFQSGDLLSRVVGDVESLQNYFLRVLYPPILMVTIFLSTLLFISFYSIDIVIILTIGLILTGIIVPAWFAQKQKRIGTQKRDERGKLSTEVTEWFYGFRELKLHSQLEEKKQKVTNLSTNYIHQQSQEDTKLVYNQSINTAIALVISWAVLAMGVFLVSTGQLDGLFLAMLVMVSITVFEHSTPMSTFSNYYEESNLAARRLQKVSEESEIKTDKKPVKSLSHAAPSIELNRVSLTFPGEYRHTLQDVSLHLPAGSKTAIVGPSGSGKSTLLQLLLTLQEPSHGRIHIDGISIEELEKEKLWEKVSIIFQENHFFYGTLKDNLLLQDSTYSDDQLTGLLADVQLSGFSLDDQVLEKGQNLSGGEKQRLAMARAIAKNGSLWLLDEPTSSLDTWTERKIYEVMFRKAKSATIVLVSHRLNGLEAMDQIVVMDKGEIVETGTYKELLDKKGYFYKMKEIEQSVIC; encoded by the coding sequence ATGACTGATTTAATAAGCATTACAAAGCTATTAATGAAAAAGAAAAGGGATGTCATCCTATCAATAGTCTTCGGGTATCTTGCAGGAATTACGGCAGTTGGTCTTTTTGCAGCAAATGGCTATCTAATTTCAAGAGCTGCACTAGAACCACCATTATATGTCTTAATTACGATGGTCGCTGTCGTGAAATTTGGTAGCTTTTTACGAGCGACTAGTCGATACGCTGAAAGGTATTACTCTCATCGCGCAACCTTTACAATGCTAAGTGAAATAAGGGTCCATTTTTATGAAAAGTTGGAGCAGGTAGCTCCTAAGCTATATCAGAGATTTCAAAGTGGGGATTTACTTTCTCGAGTAGTGGGGGATGTGGAAAGTTTACAGAACTATTTTCTACGTGTGCTATATCCGCCGATTCTTATGGTGACGATATTTTTGAGTACCTTACTATTTATCTCATTTTACTCGATTGACATTGTTATTATCCTAACGATTGGTCTTATTTTAACGGGAATCATTGTACCGGCATGGTTTGCTCAAAAGCAGAAAAGGATTGGTACCCAAAAAAGAGATGAGCGGGGTAAGCTTTCTACAGAAGTGACAGAATGGTTCTATGGATTTCGAGAGCTAAAGCTTCATTCCCAGTTAGAGGAAAAAAAACAAAAAGTAACGAATCTATCTACAAATTATATTCATCAGCAAAGTCAAGAAGATACAAAGCTAGTTTATAACCAATCGATTAATACAGCAATTGCCCTCGTTATTTCATGGGCTGTGTTAGCCATGGGTGTATTCCTAGTTTCAACTGGTCAACTAGACGGATTATTTCTTGCGATGCTTGTCATGGTAAGTATAACGGTATTTGAGCATTCGACTCCAATGTCTACTTTCTCTAATTACTATGAAGAAAGTAATCTTGCTGCAAGGAGACTTCAAAAGGTTTCCGAAGAGTCGGAAATAAAAACAGACAAGAAACCTGTAAAGTCGTTATCCCATGCTGCGCCTTCAATTGAGTTAAACCGAGTAAGCCTGACTTTTCCCGGGGAATATCGACACACATTACAAGATGTGAGTCTTCACTTGCCTGCAGGTTCGAAAACAGCTATTGTTGGACCAAGTGGTTCTGGAAAATCGACATTGCTTCAGTTGCTATTAACTCTTCAAGAACCAAGTCATGGGCGAATCCATATAGATGGAATATCTATAGAAGAGCTAGAAAAAGAAAAACTATGGGAAAAGGTAAGTATCATCTTTCAAGAAAATCATTTCTTTTATGGGACGTTAAAAGACAATTTGCTTCTCCAAGATAGTACCTATTCAGATGATCAACTTACCGGTTTATTAGCGGACGTCCAATTATCAGGGTTCTCATTGGATGACCAAGTGCTAGAAAAGGGACAGAATTTATCGGGTGGAGAAAAACAACGGTTGGCTATGGCCCGAGCCATAGCTAAGAACGGTTCATTATGGCTTCTCGATGAGCCGACTTCCTCATTAGATACATGGACTGAACGAAAGATATACGAAGTAATGTTTCGTAAAGCGAAAAGTGCTACGATTGTCCTTGTAAGTCATCGACTAAATGGGTTAGAAGCAATGGACCAAATTGTTGTTATGGACAAAGGTGAGATTGTCGAAACGGGTACCTATAAGGAATTGCTCGACAAGAAAGGATATTTTTATAAAATGAAGGAAATAGAACAAAGTGTGATCTGTTAA
- the cydD gene encoding thiol reductant ABC exporter subunit CydD produces MKSLQKLARAQKGKYYALYVIAIALATIIVLQSYLIASIVDQVFLGKETTQFVFPLLLVLLGVLLGRVVLSYANGQVGVKMASKVKKDIRDNLLQNYSKATLIDSYKGQAGQKVSVMLDVVDEIDSFFSKYVPQKILTSIVPIVILIVIFSQHVYSGLIILVTAPFIPIFMIIIGRATQRKSEEQLDSLAAFSGRFLDTLQGLVSLKVFGRSTKYKEVIQDSSLQFRDKTMHILKVAFTSSLMLEFISMLSIGLVALELGLRLVVFQEISFFTAFFILLLVPEFYSSLKELGSAFHAGRSSMGAAAIVEEELEKKEQEVEWGTKKVSDEPIQLQLKQVGFQYKKVENSFALQDITISIPPKGQVAIVGKSGSGKTTLLHLIAGLLPVEHGEITVNEHQRNELDEKHWFSKISYITQHPYLFAGTIAENISLGIKATKEEIELAAAKAGIDELIQELPQGFDTLIGESGRGLSGGEKQRIALARAFLKKPTLVLFDEPTTGLDLLTEQRLHESMKELAQNATVITVAHRLQTIKDARNIIFLEKGFVTAEGTHEELLSSFAPYQLLFSRKE; encoded by the coding sequence ATGAAGTCTTTGCAAAAGCTAGCACGAGCTCAAAAAGGAAAGTATTATGCCCTTTATGTCATTGCTATCGCTTTAGCTACAATCATTGTTCTTCAGTCTTATCTTATCGCTTCGATTGTTGACCAGGTGTTTTTAGGAAAAGAAACAACTCAGTTTGTCTTCCCTCTTTTGTTGGTATTGCTGGGAGTGCTACTTGGAAGAGTAGTGCTCTCGTATGCAAACGGACAAGTTGGAGTTAAGATGGCATCTAAAGTGAAAAAGGACATTCGCGATAACTTATTACAAAACTATTCAAAAGCTACATTGATAGATTCCTATAAGGGGCAAGCCGGACAAAAGGTAAGCGTCATGCTTGATGTAGTCGACGAAATAGATAGTTTTTTTAGCAAATATGTTCCGCAGAAAATTCTTACCTCCATTGTCCCTATTGTGATATTAATCGTTATATTTTCTCAGCATGTTTATTCTGGGTTGATTATTTTAGTCACCGCACCTTTTATCCCGATATTTATGATTATTATTGGTCGAGCGACACAACGTAAGTCGGAGGAACAGCTTGATAGCTTAGCTGCTTTTTCAGGTAGATTTCTTGATACGTTACAAGGTCTTGTCAGCTTAAAGGTCTTTGGTCGTTCCACAAAATATAAGGAAGTCATTCAGGACAGCAGCCTGCAATTTAGAGATAAAACAATGCACATCTTGAAAGTCGCTTTTACTTCATCGCTTATGCTTGAGTTTATATCAATGTTAAGCATTGGACTAGTAGCACTTGAGCTAGGATTGCGACTTGTCGTGTTTCAGGAAATTTCTTTTTTTACAGCCTTTTTTATCCTTTTGTTAGTGCCTGAATTCTATTCGTCGCTAAAAGAACTTGGAAGTGCTTTTCATGCAGGAAGAAGTAGCATGGGAGCTGCTGCAATAGTAGAAGAAGAGCTTGAAAAGAAAGAGCAAGAAGTGGAATGGGGAACGAAGAAGGTATCAGATGAACCAATACAACTTCAGTTAAAACAAGTTGGGTTTCAATACAAAAAGGTTGAAAACAGCTTTGCATTGCAAGACATTACCATATCAATCCCTCCAAAAGGTCAGGTTGCAATTGTTGGAAAAAGTGGTTCAGGAAAGACAACGTTGCTCCACCTTATAGCGGGACTTCTACCTGTAGAACATGGAGAGATTACCGTCAATGAACACCAAAGAAATGAACTAGATGAAAAACACTGGTTTTCGAAGATTAGCTATATCACGCAACACCCGTATTTATTTGCTGGTACGATTGCTGAAAATATATCGCTTGGTATTAAAGCAACGAAGGAAGAGATAGAATTAGCAGCAGCGAAGGCGGGAATTGATGAGTTAATCCAAGAGCTTCCACAAGGGTTTGACACGTTAATTGGTGAAAGTGGTAGAGGATTATCTGGCGGTGAAAAACAACGTATTGCTCTGGCTCGAGCCTTTCTTAAAAAGCCTACTCTTGTTTTATTCGATGAGCCAACAACAGGACTTGATTTATTGACTGAGCAACGCCTCCATGAGTCAATGAAGGAATTAGCCCAAAATGCCACAGTTATTACCGTAGCGCATCGTCTTCAAACGATTAAGGATGCACGAAATATCATCTTCTTAGAAAAAGGATTTGTAACGGCCGAAGGAACTCATGAGGAATTACTATCATCGTTTGCACCATATCAACTACTGTTCTCAAGGAAGGAGTAA